One Paenibacillus riograndensis SBR5 DNA segment encodes these proteins:
- a CDS encoding IS4 family transposase: MSTSNASSLATPNFSFFKRMFLFNTLLLQRLIQTMTTLSTRLGSSISAASADNAERQAIGRLLKNAAITEENVLDCYRLETIRQMKETGEQVFLCVQDTTGVSYGQRDKTTGLGQYTTSNTKGLLTHSAVVFTTTGLPLGLLYQKIWAREPQAKGKRKVSRPYEEKENYRWTEAAQVSAAAVPASLKLIHIGDREADFFEFLVQLQQDGQSYVVRSMQNRITEDGGERLWDKVRAQPAAGEIRVSLPRDTRRGTPARETTLALRFTSSTVQVPIHLQQKGADYSPLSCTLIHVVEVTPLEDQAPIEWFLVTNVSTTNADEAAEKVAWYVQRWKIERFHYILKNGCEVEKLQEHQANRLQKLILFYSIIALQIQHLTYRSREQPEAPATEVIREDEWQVLYRIAYRTKTVPQQPATLKEVVFALAKLGGFLGRKSDGDPGAKVIWRGLRRFRDVYESYHYLM; this comes from the coding sequence ATGTCTACGTCGAACGCTTCTTCTCTGGCGACGCCGAATTTCTCATTTTTCAAACGGATGTTTCTGTTCAATACCCTTCTCTTACAGCGGTTGATTCAAACCATGACCACGCTGTCCACTCGGCTTGGCTCCTCCATTTCTGCGGCCAGTGCGGACAATGCAGAGCGGCAAGCCATTGGCCGTCTGCTCAAAAATGCAGCGATCACGGAAGAAAATGTGTTGGACTGCTATCGGCTAGAGACGATTCGACAGATGAAAGAGACCGGAGAACAGGTGTTTTTGTGCGTCCAGGACACCACCGGAGTCAGCTACGGGCAACGCGACAAAACCACCGGTCTGGGCCAATACACGACGTCTAACACCAAAGGCTTGCTGACCCATTCCGCTGTGGTGTTCACCACCACCGGGTTGCCGCTGGGACTGCTGTATCAGAAAATCTGGGCTCGGGAACCTCAGGCGAAGGGGAAGCGCAAGGTCAGCCGTCCGTATGAGGAAAAAGAAAACTACCGCTGGACCGAAGCTGCACAGGTCAGCGCCGCTGCGGTGCCAGCGTCCCTGAAGCTGATTCACATCGGCGACCGGGAAGCCGATTTTTTTGAGTTTTTGGTCCAACTGCAGCAAGACGGGCAGTCGTATGTCGTTCGTTCCATGCAAAACCGGATCACGGAGGATGGGGGCGAGCGCCTATGGGACAAGGTGCGTGCCCAGCCCGCCGCGGGCGAAATCCGCGTGTCTCTCCCCCGGGATACCCGCCGGGGTACACCGGCACGGGAGACCACACTGGCCCTTCGGTTTACGAGCAGCACGGTCCAGGTGCCCATTCATTTGCAACAAAAAGGAGCCGATTACTCGCCACTATCCTGTACGCTCATCCACGTGGTGGAAGTGACGCCGCTGGAGGACCAAGCGCCCATCGAGTGGTTTCTGGTCACCAATGTTTCGACCACGAATGCGGACGAGGCGGCGGAAAAAGTAGCGTGGTACGTGCAGCGCTGGAAAATTGAGCGGTTCCACTACATTTTGAAGAACGGATGCGAAGTCGAAAAGCTGCAGGAACATCAGGCTAATCGACTCCAAAAGCTGATCTTGTTCTACTCGATCATTGCGCTACAAATTCAGCATCTGACGTATCGGTCCAGAGAGCAGCCGGAGGCCCCGGCGACCGAAGTCATCCGCGAAGACGAATGGCAGGTGCTGTACCGGATTGCCTATCGAACCAAGACCGTGCCCCAGCAGCCAGCCACGCTGAAAGAGGTTGTGTTCGCTTTGGCTAAGCTCGGCGGATTTTTGGGACGCAAGAGCGACGGAGACCCGGGCGCGAAAGTGATTTGGAGAGGTCTGCGAAGGTTTCGGGACGTGTATGAATCCTACCATTATTTGATGTAA
- a CDS encoding HelD family protein, translating into MEDNFQSAYQEEEDRLNSALTEIDTVLERLRGIPVYTGHDYTEQALEVSREQRRKDLAKLRQEPYFGRLDFQGKDEDGRKALYIGKIGVDREQVSDRPLVIDWRAPVASLFYSFTGGTEPASYEAPEGLIEGLVYLKRNVVIRKQILERVADTYNRDSDGPAVSDEFLVYRLGENKDNRLRDIVSTIQEEQDKIIRAAKNTALIIQGVAGSGKTTVALHRLAFLLYQYKEQVSAEKMIIFAPNRMFLDYISDVLPELGVGNIAQSTFPDWAADVLGVVLPEQNAAETMSYWFEREGGMPEITEETPGRFKGSTALMGIIESVIGLLENGAVPAGDFSPWEGSVLHRSMILRWHNEEYAPYPPAKRKERVMARIHRWIEMELKKSPSAAAMKDRKKKSAAREKAYSAKWPKYDPLTIYKQIFRAVKVPEDWPAEAPESIPPEVLASTVKELKKGILHEEDLPPLLYIHYLLNGNEGGSGFDHIVIDEAQDFSPFQIAVLDLYVKGHSFTILGDLSQGIHAYKGVHAWEEMQTLFAPEHTAYHALTRSYRSTMEIIEFANGILSAGVGSSLLAVPVFRSGNPVRLISYGQPLPASAAGGDRRIQAVRTALASLSGREYRTLAVLTRSLREAAELYTELAGHFEDIHLIDGSMTEYRGGLSVLPVYLSKGLEFDAVILADADSDHYGGAAWDAKLMYVGCTRALHELWILHGEGLPPYLQNGEGTVQGWPE; encoded by the coding sequence TTGGAGGACAACTTTCAAAGTGCCTATCAAGAGGAAGAAGACAGGCTGAACAGCGCGCTTACGGAGATTGACACAGTTCTTGAGAGGCTGCGCGGCATTCCGGTGTACACAGGGCATGATTATACGGAGCAGGCGCTGGAGGTCTCAAGGGAACAGCGGCGCAAAGATCTTGCCAAGCTGCGGCAGGAGCCTTACTTTGGACGGCTTGATTTTCAGGGCAAGGATGAGGATGGGCGCAAGGCGCTCTATATCGGTAAAATCGGTGTAGACCGGGAACAGGTAAGCGACCGTCCGCTGGTCATTGACTGGCGGGCACCGGTGGCGAGCCTGTTCTATTCGTTTACTGGCGGCACGGAGCCGGCCTCCTACGAAGCCCCGGAGGGGCTGATCGAAGGGCTGGTCTATTTGAAGCGCAACGTGGTAATCCGCAAGCAGATCCTGGAGAGGGTGGCGGATACTTATAACCGCGACAGTGACGGGCCGGCTGTCTCGGATGAATTTCTCGTCTACCGGCTGGGGGAGAACAAGGACAACCGTCTTCGTGACATCGTCTCGACGATTCAGGAGGAGCAGGACAAAATTATCCGGGCGGCGAAGAACACCGCGCTGATTATCCAGGGCGTGGCAGGCAGTGGGAAAACCACGGTCGCGCTGCATCGTCTGGCTTTTCTGCTGTATCAATACAAGGAGCAGGTGTCAGCGGAGAAAATGATTATTTTCGCACCGAACCGGATGTTCCTCGATTATATTTCGGACGTGCTGCCCGAGCTGGGCGTCGGCAATATTGCCCAGAGCACCTTTCCCGACTGGGCTGCGGATGTGCTTGGGGTTGTGCTGCCGGAGCAGAATGCTGCAGAAACCATGAGTTATTGGTTCGAAAGAGAAGGCGGCATGCCGGAGATCACGGAAGAAACCCCGGGCCGCTTCAAGGGATCGACTGCACTGATGGGAATTATAGAATCGGTCATAGGCCTGCTGGAGAACGGTGCGGTGCCGGCAGGGGATTTTAGTCCATGGGAAGGCTCGGTGCTGCACCGCTCCATGATACTGCGCTGGCATAATGAGGAATACGCCCCATATCCGCCTGCCAAGCGCAAGGAGCGGGTGATGGCGCGGATTCACCGCTGGATCGAAATGGAGCTGAAGAAAAGCCCGTCGGCTGCGGCGATGAAGGACCGCAAGAAGAAAAGCGCTGCACGTGAGAAGGCCTACAGTGCCAAATGGCCGAAATATGACCCGCTGACGATATACAAGCAGATTTTCCGTGCAGTGAAGGTGCCTGAAGATTGGCCAGCGGAGGCCCCGGAGAGCATTCCGCCGGAAGTGCTGGCATCAACAGTCAAGGAGCTCAAAAAAGGCATTTTGCATGAAGAGGATCTGCCTCCGCTGCTCTATATTCATTATTTGCTGAACGGCAATGAAGGCGGCAGCGGCTTTGATCATATCGTGATCGATGAAGCCCAGGATTTCTCGCCTTTTCAGATAGCGGTGCTGGACCTGTATGTAAAAGGACATTCCTTTACCATCCTGGGCGATCTGTCACAGGGGATTCATGCCTATAAAGGCGTCCATGCCTGGGAAGAAATGCAGACCCTGTTCGCCCCGGAGCACACAGCTTACCACGCCCTGACGCGTAGCTACCGTTCAACGATGGAGATTATTGAATTTGCCAACGGCATTCTGTCTGCCGGAGTCGGCAGCAGCCTGCTCGCTGTGCCTGTCTTCCGCAGCGGAAATCCCGTGCGTCTGATATCCTACGGCCAGCCGCTCCCGGCGTCCGCTGCAGGCGGAGACCGCCGGATTCAGGCCGTTAGAACAGCGCTCGCATCGCTCTCGGGCCGGGAATACCGCACGTTGGCCGTATTAACCCGCAGCCTGCGGGAAGCCGCTGAGTTGTACACAGAGCTTGCTGGGCATTTCGAGGATATTCATCTGATCGACGGCAGCATGACTGAATACCGGGGAGGACTGTCCGTGCTTCCGGTTTATCTGTCCAAGGGGCTGGAGTTCGACGCCGTCATCCTCGCCGATGCCGATTCAGACCATTACGGCGGTGCAGCGTGGGATGCGAAGCTGATGTATGTAGGCTGTACCCGGGCCCTCCATGAGCTGTGGATACTGCACGGAGAAGGGCTTCCCCCATATTTGCAGAATGGAGAAGGAACCGTGCAGGGCTGGCCGGAGTAA